The genome window CACCGGAAGCTGTTCAGGAACAGATGCAGGCACCAGAAATGCAGCGCGCTCCGGCACAGCCGGTTCGTCCGCCGGTATTTGCACGGCCCAATGCTCCTTCTTATAAACCGGCACCAGAACCAATAATTGTTCAAAGAAGGAATCCCCAGCAGATAGTTACTCCTCAGCCGGTTCAGCAGCCAAGATATACTCCCGCACCTGCAGCAGCCCGTCAGGTTGCTGCCAGACCAGGACCGGCACAGAGTGCACCTGTTGAACAAAAATTTAAAAAATATACTGCCGAAGGATATGCTGCTAAGGCAGAAGAAAAGAAACAAAGTCCGGCCAAATGGAGATAGTAAATCCTAATCCAGGTAAGCATCCTCAGGAGTCAGAAGACCAGGGTAAGAAAACCCGGGCTGAAGAGACTGAAGCAAAAAAGAAGAAAGAAAAAGGTGTCGGCTTTTTCCCTCTGATGGGATTTGGCCTCTTTTTTATCGTTACAGGCCTGTATATATATATGTATATCATGCAGGGTGTTTTTGGCAATGACGACTACATGGAGTACCTGACCCCGGCCGGTTTTATGGGACTGTTAAAAGGGGAAGAGAAAATTAAAATCGGAATTCTCTATTCCCAGTATACCGAAAACCTCCTGCCTCCAGGTAATACTTCACTTAATGATAACATTGTCATCTGGAAACGGTTTTTGTCACAGTATAAACTTACTTATACCGTGCTTGCAGATTCAGATATAGAAAAAGGACATCATAAGGAATATTCTCTCCTTATTTTGCCCAGTTCGAAAGCGTTAAGTGATCTTCAGTACCGGAATCTGAAATCATATATAGACCGAGGCGGTTCCATTTTTGCGACCGCTGGTACTGCATCCTTCACTGAAAAAGCAAAATGGCGCGGCTGGATATTCTTTAATGAAATATTCGGAGTGAAATTCCGTGCTGAAATTCCGCATGATATTGTAACCCGAATCCATACACTACGAGGCGGGCTGCCAATAACATCAAATATACCAGCCGGATATCCTCTTAAAATTGCCACATGGGATCGTCCTATTGCAGTTGAAGTGCTTGAACCGCGTGCGGAACAGGCGAGTTTTTGGTATAACTACCGTTTTGATGAAGGCCTCGTAAGAGAAGGACTTACAAAAAGCGCAGGAATAGTCTTTGGAACCTACGGTAAGGGACGCTTTGTATGGATGGGTTTTGATGTAAACTCAGTAATTGGACGGCAGGAAGACTACGTTAATTTTGATAAACTTTTTAATAACTCAGTCAACTGGCTTCTCCGGCTTCCGATAGCTTATGTGAAAGACTGGCCAGGGGATTATAAAGCTGCTGCTCTGATTACTCCGACTGTCGTTGAGCAGCCCGGAAATATTGCCAATCTTTTTCCCATATTAAGTTCTGAAAATGTAAAGGCAAACTTTTTTGTTGATCCTTCGGTAGCTGAATCCTATCCTGATCTCATAAGAAGGATGGCAGGGTACGGAAATATCGGAGCGATAGGGGATATAGGTTTTATGTTATCAATTAACGATACCATAAATAAACTGAATGACCTGCCAACACAGTTTAATAAGGTAAAGAGTGCAAGAGATAAACTCTCAGCGATATCAAATACAAAAGTTTATAGTTTCCTTCCGGCAAACGGATTGCTGAATGATGACACCTATATGGCGCTTATCAGAAGCGGTTATAAAGTTGTTCTAACCGATTCTCTTACAGACCGTTCAGTTCCGCGTGTTGTTATTAAAGGTGACAGCGCAGTTATTGCAATCACCAAGACCGCCAGAGATGATTATGAAGTAATCAGGGATTATGGTCTGTATCAGCAGGAATTCCAGGTTTACACATACAGAGAAGATATTGAACGGGTTCTTTTTGAAAGGGGTTTGTATATCTTTAAGATGCACACAGAATATCAGTGTCTTCCTGAAAATGTCTGGGTAGCAAGAAATGTTATCCGGATGTTAAAGGAAAGACAATTCTGGATGACTGATATTAATAAACTGTATGACTGGTGGGTGCAAAGGAACAGAATTGAAATCAGAGTTATGCCCCGGAGTTCATCCAGAGTAGCGGTTGTTGTTACAAACCCCGGCAGTGATCTGATAAAAGAGTTTACTCTTTCGGTTGAACTTGAAAGTAAAACAGATAATTTTAAGATTTCATCAGAAATTATCGGTACCAAGATTCCGAAGTTCAATTTTAACCCCGCGTCAAAGAAGCTCGATCTTTTTATCAAAGATTTGAAAGCGGGACAGTCAAGAAGTTATTTAGTAGATTTTGAACGCGTTGATGTCTGAAATGTATCGTAAAAAATTAATGAGATTATTGGCAGCAGCGGTGCTGTTATCAGGAGTATTTTTAAACTACAACTGTGCAGATAGTGTAACGGGCTCGGATAAACTTCCGCCGAATGTAATACTCTATAAACCCTCATCAAATGATACACTTCTTGTTCAGCGCTATGAAGTTATTTATGATGCAAGCGATGATCAGAAAATTGCATCGGTCGATCTCTATATTAATGATCAGTTCAGAGAGAGATTTGCACCACCGCCTAACGCAGCAAGACCAGCGGTGTACTGGAATATGGACACTACTTTGGCCGGAAATACCCATACAGTTCATCTGATAGTAACTGACGCAAGCGGAAACAGCGTAAAAAGTGAAGTAAAAACCAATATCTTCGTAACTTTAACAAAGGATCCTCCGTCTGCTCCGTTCGATCTGCAGTTAAAAAATCTTACGAGCACCCTTGTAAATATTTCCTGGAAAGATACGTCAAGATTTTCCAAGGGATATGAACTGTGGAAAAAAACCGGGTTCTCAGGGAATTATGTTAAATACAGAACATTTCCTGCCGGGAGTTTTAATACAAATGATGTATTGTCAGATCCTGAAGGGGAATACTATTACAAGATACGTTCGTTTAATGAATATGGTTACTCTATTTTCGGAGAAGAAGTAAATACCTCCGGAGCAGGCGGTTCCATAAATGTTTCGCCTCCGACAAAACTTACAGTAAAAGTATTTGGAACCCAAAAGACCGTGTTGACATGGCAGGATAATGCAAATAATGAAAATTACTTTGGTATAGAGCGTTCAAGGGAATCTGGAGAATTTGAACAGGTTGGAGTAGTGCCTCTGAATTCTACAGGTTTTACTGATTCTGCAAGGGGTCTTGCAGCCAATGTAACCTATACATACAGAATAAAAGCATATTCAACAACAGATTCATCCTGGTCTGGAGGCAGGACGGTTACTATGTCTTCCTTTAACATTAACCGGCCAAGCGGTCTCACTGCTCAGCAGGTTTCACCAACCAGAATAAATCTGACATGGGTTGATAACAGTAATTTTGAAATCCGGACATTTGTTGAACGTAAGGAAGGTCCTGCAGGTCAGTTCGTGGTCGTAGGCAGTTCAGGCACCGATATATCAGCATATAGTGATACTACATTTCCTTCAGGAACATTATTATATTACAGGCTTCAGGCATTTGACGGCAACGGTTACTCTGAGTATTCAAATGAATTAAACATCATTTCCTCAGGTAAACCCGTTATTCTTCAGGATAAAAAACAATTAAAGACGAGATAACGTGGCACCATCAAAGGATATAAGACTTCCTTCTGAGATAATTATACCTCTCATTGAAGGTCAGCCGTTCCCGGGAATCATTATTAACAGGAATGGCAACATACTTGCTGCGAATAAACCGGCAAGATCGTTTTTCTCAATGCAGAGTGACGATCTTACTTTGTTTGAATTATTCGATGCTGAAGACAGGGAAAAAATCACCCGGATAATTGAGTCGGCATTAAAATTCAATGGTGAGACAGTAGAGTATGCCGAGGTAACCCTGCAGGGGAAAAAAGTATCTCTTGAACTCTCAATCAATGCAGTTAAGGATGAGACCGGAAGCAAATATCTTTTTGTGAAAGTGAACCTTCCTTTTCAGGGAGGAACCGCGAACAGAGGGAAAGCCGGTTTCGGTCTGACCATTTCATCTGAAGATCTTTCCGGTCTGATCAGAAATAAAAAAATTGTCTCGGTCATCGAAAGCGTTAAATCATCGTTCCCGTTTACCTTTTTAGGTAAAAGTAAAATACAGAATGAGATTAATAAACTAGCTGAGCTGTTTTGGATAAAAGACAGTAATAATAATTTTCTGCTTGTTAATAACCGGTTTTCTTCACTGTTAGGACTGAAATCCGCACAGTTGGAAGGCCGTTCTGAAAGAAATTTTCTTCCCCAGTATTATCTGGATTTATATAAGACAATAGATCAGTACGTAAAGGAGACACTCAGTTATTTTATTCTCGAAGGGATTCCGCTTAAAGGTTTTGCATCCTTAAAAAATTATCAGTCAATTGAGTTTCCTCTTGTTGATGCAGAAAACCGGGTACAGGCAATTATAGGAATCGGTCAGAAGAGGGAGAGCGGCACTGAAGGCAGTTCGGAGAGTGATGAGTCAGGCAATCTTCAGCTTTTCAGACATCTTCCAAAGCCGTATTGCATTATTGATGAGGCCGGATCCATAAAAACTATTTCATCTTCATTCGAAAGTTTATTCTCCGTTGAAGAATCATTCATCACCGGAAGACAATATTCGGATGTGTTTCCTGAACAGCTATCCCATGCAATACGCGGTTTTCTGAGCGCAGGCAGGCAGTCACAGGAAATTAATCTTTCACTTACTCAGCAAAATGGGGAACAGACACAATTTCATGTTACTCTGACAAAAGTAATAAACGAAGTATCCGCTTCTTTCAGAATTATCGTCGGAATTGAAAGGACAGCAGACTTTGATAATCTTGAAGAACTGCTTAAAAGCAGGGGAAAAATGTATGATATTCTTATTCAGAGCAACCCGGAACCGATTTATGTTTACAGCACAGAGAATCTCCGTTTCATAGAAGCTAACCCTTCCGCCCTGGAATTATATGGGTATACCCGGGATGAATTCCTGCAGATGGATCTTACAGACTTATATACACCTGAGGATATACAGTCCCTACTTGAATCAGGGCAGGGCAGTGCTCCCGTAAACCGGTTTAACGGACCGTATAAACACCGTAGAAAAGACGGGGAAACCTTACATATTGAGCTTTGTAAAACAACATTTCTTTTTGAAGGTAAGGAAGCTCACTTTAATGTAGTCCGTGATGTGAGTGAAAAGCTAACTATTGAAAAGAAATTCACGGCATTCAGAAATGTTGTCGAAAACACGAGTGATATCATAATCGTTACGGATAATGTCGGCTTCATCAGAGAAGTGAATGCCTCAGTGATGGAAAATCTTGGTTATCGTCCCGCCGAACTTATTGAATCAAGTTTTATTTCTCTGGCATCAGATGAACACAGAGGACTGATTAATACATCCGTGTTCTATTCCCAGACAGCAGTATCAGGCAGGATTTCTGTTGATCTGAAGAAAAAAGACGGTTCGGTAATCCCCGCGAATATAGCATTTATACCTGTGGAGGGTGAGAATAATCAGATTGAGTCCTTTAATCTGATAGTTTCCACAAAACAATCAGGCGGTGAAACTGTACGTGAAGTTGAAAAAGTTGTAATCAAGGAAGTTGTTAAAGAAGTAGAAAAAATTGTTCCTGGTCCTGCAGGTACTGATGTTCTCACCAGAAAAGGCGGACTGGATCCTGCCCAAATTGGTACAATTTTTCATGAAATCCTCACACCGATTAATGTGATACTCGGCTTTGTTCAGGAAATTAAGGAAAGCCTTGGTGCTCCGAACTCTGAGCAGCAGGAGGCAATGGACTATATATCCCAGAACCGGGATAATCTTCTTGACACGATGAATACCATTGCGGAATATGCCAAACTGAATCTGGTGCCTGAAGAATCAATTTCTGAACTCAGAGCTACTCTGCTTCTTGAGGAGGTAGCGGAAGAACTTGAAAGTCTCACAGATTCACTGAAAAAGAGTCTGGTCTTTTCAAAAGTCTCTGCATCGCTCAGTTTTGAAGGATACCCGTCGCTTTATAAGAGTTTCATTGTTTCACTTGT of Ignavibacteriales bacterium contains these proteins:
- a CDS encoding fibronectin type III domain-containing protein, which translates into the protein MRLLAAAVLLSGVFLNYNCADSVTGSDKLPPNVILYKPSSNDTLLVQRYEVIYDASDDQKIASVDLYINDQFRERFAPPPNAARPAVYWNMDTTLAGNTHTVHLIVTDASGNSVKSEVKTNIFVTLTKDPPSAPFDLQLKNLTSTLVNISWKDTSRFSKGYELWKKTGFSGNYVKYRTFPAGSFNTNDVLSDPEGEYYYKIRSFNEYGYSIFGEEVNTSGAGGSINVSPPTKLTVKVFGTQKTVLTWQDNANNENYFGIERSRESGEFEQVGVVPLNSTGFTDSARGLAANVTYTYRIKAYSTTDSSWSGGRTVTMSSFNINRPSGLTAQQVSPTRINLTWVDNSNFEIRTFVERKEGPAGQFVVVGSSGTDISAYSDTTFPSGTLLYYRLQAFDGNGYSEYSNELNIISSGKPVILQDKKQLKTR
- a CDS encoding PAS domain S-box protein, producing the protein MAPSKDIRLPSEIIIPLIEGQPFPGIIINRNGNILAANKPARSFFSMQSDDLTLFELFDAEDREKITRIIESALKFNGETVEYAEVTLQGKKVSLELSINAVKDETGSKYLFVKVNLPFQGGTANRGKAGFGLTISSEDLSGLIRNKKIVSVIESVKSSFPFTFLGKSKIQNEINKLAELFWIKDSNNNFLLVNNRFSSLLGLKSAQLEGRSERNFLPQYYLDLYKTIDQYVKETLSYFILEGIPLKGFASLKNYQSIEFPLVDAENRVQAIIGIGQKRESGTEGSSESDESGNLQLFRHLPKPYCIIDEAGSIKTISSSFESLFSVEESFITGRQYSDVFPEQLSHAIRGFLSAGRQSQEINLSLTQQNGEQTQFHVTLTKVINEVSASFRIIVGIERTADFDNLEELLKSRGKMYDILIQSNPEPIYVYSTENLRFIEANPSALELYGYTRDEFLQMDLTDLYTPEDIQSLLESGQGSAPVNRFNGPYKHRRKDGETLHIELCKTTFLFEGKEAHFNVVRDVSEKLTIEKKFTAFRNVVENTSDIIIVTDNVGFIREVNASVMENLGYRPAELIESSFISLASDEHRGLINTSVFYSQTAVSGRISVDLKKKDGSVIPANIAFIPVEGENNQIESFNLIVSTKQSGGETVREVEKVVIKEVVKEVEKIVPGPAGTDVLTRKGGLDPAQIGTIFHEILTPINVILGFVQEIKESLGAPNSEQQEAMDYISQNRDNLLDTMNTIAEYAKLNLVPEESISELRATLLLEEVAEELESLTDSLKKSLVFSKVSASLSFEGYPSLYKSFIVSLVKICFKISVEEQIYISAQAVDNNRFVISLKDNIGKVSSELLNNLVNLFNQNDISFVRSFNVSRYAALAVKKLVSMLGGKVEILGKGGKPFEVGIIFPYKAEPILPETAEAEVRPEEPVLSEEHEEENEPLTVLQSPMSEPAIQTPFAERQMTAGFERQTPEVPYTPSHIPPVVQNQPPPPPRSTQMAPPVHAPVTPVSHPGMTPVVSASHQEPVQQILELSSLSCLYIEDQVDSQILFKVQMKELGKMEFAVSFEDALPIITSQKFDFIVMDINLQGEYNGLDALKMIHKMPGFETLPIIAVTAYVLPGDREKFIAAGFNDFISKPIFREKMIEAMEKIFRKKIV